A portion of the Bactrocera neohumeralis isolate Rockhampton chromosome 2, APGP_CSIRO_Bneo_wtdbg2-racon-allhic-juicebox.fasta_v2, whole genome shotgun sequence genome contains these proteins:
- the LOC126751334 gene encoding zinc finger matrin-type protein 2 → MSMRPDDHRRKWDKTEYQRLAQERLQNQTAKANPKDEEPIQRENLKRRDYKVDLDSKLGKSVVINKNTHTSQSGGYYCNVCDCVVKDSINFLDHINGKKHQRNLGMSMKVERSTVDQVKERFQANKKQMEEKQKDYELERRLHEAKEEEERYKEHRKEKRKERKRKASDTDLLGGGLSDDMAAILGFSGFGGSKKNS, encoded by the coding sequence ATGTCTATGCGACCTGATGATCATCGTCGAAAATGGGATAAGACAGAATACCAACGACTGGCACAGGAAAGGTTACAAAACCAGACGGCTAAGGCAAATCCAAAGGATGAAGAACCCATACAACGCGAGAACCTAAAGCGGCGGGACTACAAAGTCGATCTTGACAGTAAACTCGGAAAAAGCGTTGTTATAAACAAGAACACTCATACCTCACAATCTGGTGGCTACTATTGTAATGTATGCGACTGTGTCGTTAAAGACTCCATTAATTTTCTTGATCATATCAATGGCAAAAAACATCAACGTAATTTGGGCATGTCCATGAAAGTGGAGCGCAGTACTGTCGATCAAGTAAAAGAACGATTTCAAGCGAATAAAAAACAGatggaagaaaaacaaaaagattaCGAGTTGGAACGGCGCCTACATGAAGCTAAAGAGGAGGAAGAACGTTACAAGGAGCATCGAAAAGAGAAACGGAAAGAGCGTAAAAGGAAAGCCAGTGATACCGATCTATTGGGTGGCGGTTTATCTGATGATATGGCAGCTATTTTGGGATTTTCTGGATTTGGCGGTTCCAAAAAGAATTCttag